The genomic interval TGGGGGCGTAGCCTCGACGGTTAAGGAACAGCAGCACCTGACCATCCGCCTCAAGGTGTTCGCGCACGGTCCGGATTAACGGCTCGGACAGCCCCTCGATGGTGGGTTGGCCCCGCATGTCCATCAGCCTCAGCCGAGGTGGAGCTGCACCGCCGGCGCGCTGGGTCAGGCGCACGGTCTGGTAGCGTCCGCTCTCGGCGTTGGCCAGACTTTCCAGCGAGGGAGTGGCGGAGCCCAGCACCACCGGCAGATCCAGCTGGTGGCCCCGGTAGACCGCCAGGTCCCGGGCCGAATACCGAAATCCTTCCTGTTGCTTGAGGGAGGGATCGTGTTCCTCATCCACCACAATCAGGCCCGGCCGCGCCAGAGGCACGAAAATCGCCGAGCGCGTACCGATAATCACGTCCGCTTCGCCATTGGCCGCCGCCAGCCAGGCGTTGAGCCGCTGGCTGTCCGACAGGCCGGAGTGCAACACCGCCATGTTGCCGGCCAGTCGCTGCTGAAAGCGCTGCACCAGCTGGGGGGTGAGTCCGATCTCCGGCACGATGACCAGAACCTGAAGACCCACTGCCAGAGCCCGGTGGATGGCGTCGAGATAGACTTCGGTCTTGCCGCTGCCGGTGACGCCCTCAATCAGAATCACCGCGTGGCCTTGTTGAATGGCAATGGCCGAGGAGGCCGCGCGCTGCTCTGAATTCAGTTCGGGTACGGGGTGTTCGGCATTGCCCGCCACCAGCGCCTTGCGGCGGCCGCTGACCACGGCCTCCCGACCCTGGCGCAGGCGGGTGGGCAGCGCCGTGGCGAAGCATTCGCCAATGGGGTGGTGGTAGTACCCGGCGGCCCAGTGAATCAGATTCCGGAGGGAATCCCCCAGCAGCGGCGAGGCATCCAGTACGTCCTGGATCCGTTTCAGCCGGGTACCGGCCACGGTGGCCGGGCGGGGAGGCCCCGTGACAATGCCCACCACCTGGCGACGACCCAGGGGGACTCGCACCCGGGTGCCCGGTAATGGCGGCGTGCCCGTCCCGGGCGGCAGATAGTCAAGGGGATCGGTGAAGGGGCCTGGCACCGCCACGGGAATGGTCTCGGTCATGCCCCGATTGTTGGGCGGGGGGAGGGATTGCGCAACCCTGCTGTTCCCGCTGCTAGACTGATGGGATGACGGATGAGGCAGAACGGCGGTCGGCGGATTCACTGACCGAGGCGGTGTGGCAACTCACGCTTAAGTGGTACGCCGCCGAGGGGGTGCAGCCCGCCTGCCTTGCGCTGCAGGATCGTCACGGCATCGGTGTCAGCGCGTTGTTTGCCCTGGCGGGAACCGCCGCGCTCGGGGCACCGGCCCTGAGTGCCGAGGCCATGGAACGGACGCTGGACCGTGCCGAGCGCTGGCAGCGTCAGGTCATTGAGCCTCTTCGCCAGGCGCGCCGGGCAATCCGTCCGGCGGCGCCGGATGAGCCGGCTCTCCATGCGGAGGCCGAGGCCCTGAGGAAGGCATTGCTGCAGCGGGAAATTGCCGCCGAACGGCTCCAACAGGCGCTGGTGGTGGCCGACTATTCGCACTCAACCACCGAGCCGGGAGTGAGCCGCAGCCTCGATGCCGATGCGGCCACTGTGACAGCGAAAGTCTACATGGACCGCCATGTGGCGTGCCTGTCTGCAGCCGATCAGCGGCACCTCGAAGCGATCATGGCGCCACTGACCCGTGGCACCCTGACCGACCCGCGGCACTAGCGCAGCTGGATGCCACCGCCGGGGGCGCCACCGCCACCCGGCATGCCGCCACCGGGCATGCCGCCACCGCCCATCTGGTCCGGCGTCATGATCCGCGACGCCTGCTCCCGCTGCATTTCCTTGAGCTGCTCCATGGTCTGCTCAAGGGCTGCATAGGCCGCCTCCGGGAAAGCCGCCAGCGCCGCGTCCAGACTGTCGACCTCCAGCTCGAAGGTCAGCGGCAGTGCGCCTGCCGGCGTCATTACCTGGGTGGAGCCCACGTACAACACAGACCGGCTGGAGTCGACGCTGCCGTCGCGGGTCACCGGTGTCAGCCGCTGAATGCTGCCCACCCGACGGTCGGTGAAGTTCTCTTCATGGTAGAGACCGTCAGTGTCCAGCTGCAGCTGCTCAAGAGTCTGAGTTCTCTCGTCGTCGCTCATTGTTGCTCCTGTCTGCCGTTACAGGCCCTTGACGGCCTGGACCATGCCCGCCGCCACTTTCTGGCCATCGCCAAAGACCATGCGGGTGTTGTCGGTGAAGAACAGCTTGTTCTCGACACCCGAGAAGCCGGCGCCGCGACCCCGCTTGATCACGAAGACGTTTTCGGCCTCGTCGACATTGAGAATGGGCATGCCGTAAATCGGGCTGGTTTCATCGTCCCGAGCCGCCGGGTTGACCACGTCATTGGCCCCGATCACCACGGCCACATCGGTGGCGGAGAACTCCTCGTTAATGTCTTCCATGTCGAAGATCATGTCGTAGGGCACTCCCGCTTCCGCCAGCAGAACGTTCATGTGTCCGGGCATCCGGCCCGCCACCGGGTGAATGGCGAATTTCACTTCGACGTCCCGATCCTGAAGCAGTTCCACCAGCTCCCAGATCTTGTGCTGAGCCTGAGCCACCGCCATGCCATAACCCGGGACGATGATCACCCGCTCGGCATAGGCCATCTGGATGCCGGCGTCCTCTGCGGAGATGTCTTTCATCTCGCCACCGGAATCTTCGAGGACGGCGCCATCTTCGGTACCCCAGGCCGCAAACAGCACATTGGTCAGCGGTCGGTTCATGGCCTTGGCCATGAGCTGGGTCAGCAGCGTGCCGGCGGCACCCACCACGGTACCGGCAATGATCATGGCCGGGTTGCCAATGGCGTAGCCTTCGAAGGCCACGGCCAGGCCGGTGAGGGCGTTGAACAGGGAAATCACCACCGGCATGTCGGCGCCGCCAATGGGCACCGCCACGAACACGCCGAACAGCAGGCTGAGGGCGAAGAAGATGGCCACCACCGCCAGGCTGTCTGTGAAGAACGTCATAACGCCAAACACCACCACCAGAGCAAAAACGATCATGTTGGCGATCTGCTGGGCGGGCACCAGGCTGCTGCGCTTCATGCGCCCGTCGAGCTTGGCCCAGGCCACCAGCGAACCGGAGAAAGCCACGCTGCCGATCACGCCGCCGAGAATGGCGAGAATCGCCACGTCGGTGCCCAGCACGGTGCTGACGCTGGCGCTTCGTGCACCCTCTGCCATCAGCGCCGCTTCGGCCGCGGACACGCTGATGCCCGCCTCCGAGGCCAGCGCCTGCGCCTGAACCTGCAGGTCGTCCGGCAGAGTGCGCAGGGCACGCATCATCTCGACGCCGGCAATGGCTGCCGCGGCACCGCCGCCCATGCCGTTATAGAGCGCCACCATCTGTGGCATTTCGGTCATCTGCACCCGGCGGGCGGACCACCAGGCGAGACCACCGGCCAGCACGATGGCGATAACAATCAGGGTGTAGTTGGCAACACCACGGACTTCCGGGTGCAGGAAGGTGATCAGTGTGGCAAGCACCATGCCGACGCCCGCCCACATGATGCCGCTGCGGGCGGTGCGGGGGGAGCTCATGGCCTTGAGGCCCCCGATAAAGAGGACCGCCGCGATGAGGTAACTCAGTTGTATGACGAGATTCATCCCTTGGCCCCTTTCTTCTGCTCATCCTTGCTCTTGAACATCTCGAGCATCCGCTCGGTGACGACATAGCCACCGACCGCGTTGCCGGCGCCGAGCACCACGGCGATAAAGCCGACGATCTGCTCGCCCACGGTCTCGGCGTGGCCAAGCACCACCATGGCGCCAACGATCACCACGCCATGGATGAAGTTCGAGCCGGACATCAGGGGCGTGTGCAGGATGACCGGCACCCGGGTGATGACTTCAAAGCCGGCGAATGCAGCCAGCATGAAGATATAGATTGCGACAAAGCCTTCGATCGCCATTATTTGTCTCCTTCCAGACGTTCGCGGGTGGGCGCGTGGCGCACCTCGCCGTCATGGGTCAGGCAGCTGTCGGCCACCACCTGGTCATCCCAGTCCAGATTGATTTCGCCATCCTTGATGATCAGGCCCAGCAGGTTGTTCAGGTTACGGGCGTACATCTCGCTGGCATGGGTCGCTGCCATGCTGGGAATGTTCTTCGGCCCCGCGATGATGACCGAGCCGTGGCGGACTTCCTTGCCGGCCTCGGTGAGTTCGCAGTTGCCACCGGTTTCCGCGGCCATGTCGACGATCACGGATCCGGCCTTCATGCGATCCACGGTGGCGCGGTCGATGATTTTTGGCGCTGGCCGCCCGGGAATGGAGGCCGTGGTGATCACGGCATCCGCCATCGCGATGTGCTGAGCCAGAACCTCCGCCTGTTGCTCCTTTTCCTCGTCGGTAAGCTCTCGGGCATAGCCGCCCTCACCCTCGGCGCTGACGCCGGTTTCAATGAACTTGCCGCCCAGGGACTCCACCTGCTCCCGGGTGGCCGAGCGAACATCATAGGCCTCGACGATGGCACCGAGACGTTTGGCGGTGGCGATGGCCTGAAGGCCGGCGACGCCGGCCCCGACCACCACCACGCGAGCCGGCTTTACGGTGCCAGCGGCGGTGGTGAGCATGGGAAACAGTTTCGGGCTGAGGTGAGCCGCCAGCAGCGCACACTTGTAGCCGGCCAGGTTGGCCTGGGAGGACAGCGCGTCAATCCCCTGGGCTCGGGTGATGCGCGGCACCAACTCTAGTGAAAAGCTCGTGACCCGGCGCTTGCAGAGGTTGCGGATGCGGGCATCCCCCTCGTGGGGCGTCATGAACCCGAGCAGCAGCGCACCCTCCGGTAGCTTGCCTGCCTCTTCAGCACTGGGCGGCTGGACTCTGAGGATGACGTCAGCGCCCTTGTACAGGGAGGCGATGTCGTCTGCCCAGCTGATGTCCCCATACTCCTCGTCCGGGAAGCCGGCAGCCTCTCCGGCGCCCCGCTGCATGCGGACCTGAACGCCGAGCTTGTCGAGCTGCTTGAGCACGCTGGGTGCCATGGCAACCCGGCGTTCGCCGTTGGCCGTTTCCTTCGGGACGGCAATGGTGATGCTCATCGGGTTTTCTCCTGTCCTTAGACTGGCCGTATGTCAACCGGCGGACGGCAGATTCTACAGCATCTGTTTTTTGAATCATCCCCAACGCGGCGCTTTGCATGACCAATCACTGTGTTGCGCTTGCACATTTTCTCGCGGCGATGGATGATCAGAATTCAAGCGAGCTTCGGCCGTTGCCGTCGCATGATGGAGGGGCCCCGGCGTGATAACGCTGCAGCACCACATCCTGCGAACCGACGTCTCTGGCATGCCCCTGGAGTGGATCACCTACCAGGACGCGGTTCGTCTTTACTACCTGGACCAGGTGGCCTACACCTGTGGCCGCGGGCTGTATCGGGTGCGCGGCGGCTACAACGCCATCAGCGGGCAGCGCAGCGTGATCGAAGTCAATTCGATCATCGCCACCGCCGGCGCCATGCAGGCCAGCCTCAAGGGTAATCCGGCCTATGTCCCGCCGCTCAACAACGCCACGCTATTCCGGCGGGATGACCACCTCTGTCTCTACTGCGGCGAGCAGAAACGGACCCGGGAGCTCTCCCGGGACCACATCAAACCCATCAGTCGGGGCGGCGAAGACACCTGGACCAACGTGGTTAGCGCCTGTAAACGCTGCAATAACCTCAAGGGCAATCGAACCCCGGAGCAGGCCGGGCTGCAGCTGCTGGCAGTGCCGTTTGCGCCCACCCATGCCGAGTACGTCTATCTGCAGGGGCGCCGCATTCTGGCGGACCAGATGGATTTCCTTCGCGCCCACTTCCCTCGGCGCAGCCCCCTGCGGCAGCGACTGGAACGTCTGGTGGCCGAGGCGGCGGGCCGGAAATGATTCAGGGCGCCATCTCCTCGTCCCATTCATCGAAGAAATCGCTGTAAGGGTCATCTTCGAGGGGCGGCTCGCCATCGTAGACCTGATTGCGGCGGAATTGCCGGTAGGCACTGCGGGTGAAGACGTAAGGATCCACCGCGGCCTCGTCCCGGGCCCTGATGGCACCCTCCGCCCGGGTCCGGGCATTGACCACGTTCACCGCGGTGAGTGTTCCGAAGGTGGCGGTGTCCAGCACCACGTAGGTCAGGACATTGGTGTAGTACGCCACCGGGTACCGGGTCGCGTCCCGGGTGCTGGAAGGCCCGAGTAGCGGCAACACCAGGTAGGGGCCGGCGTCCACACCCCAAACCCCCAGGGTCTGTCCGAAGTCCTCACTGCGTGGCTCCAGCCCCAGCCATGCCTCGGCCGGATCAAAAAAACCCAGCAGACCCACGGTGCTGTTCATGATGAACCGTGTTGTCTGGACGCCGGCGCCGGCGGGCTTGCCCTGGAGAATGTCATTCAGGATGTAGCCCGGCGCCTGCAGGTTGTCGAAAAAATTGTGAACACCCTGACGCATGCCATCGGTGGTCACCCGGGTCCAGCCCCGGCTGGCCGGCGCCAGGGCATAGGTGTCCACGGTCTCGTTGAAGGCATAGACATTGCGATTGAACCCCTCCAGCGGGTCATGGGGCTCGCCGGGGGGCGGGCTGCTGGCGCAGCCGACCAGAAGAACCGCCACCAGTAGTGGCCAGAGCCACTTCCCTTTCTGGTCGTTTGCCACTGCCATCCTCCGGTGCCGCCCTAGTCGCGTCCGGGCTCGAAGGAGTCGTAAAACAGACGGTCAGCGGGTAGCCCGGCGGCGACGAAGCCTTCCCGGGCGGCGTTGATCATCGGCGGCGGCCCGCTCATGTAGACGTCGTATCCACTCAGGTCCGGGTAGTCCGCCAGCACCTGCTCGTGGACGAAGCCCTGCGCCCCTTGCCACTCATCCTCGGGGGCCGGCTCGGAGAGCACGGGGGTAAAATCCACCGACGGATGAAGCTTCTCCCAGTGCCGTGGCAGGCTCTCCAGATAGAGGTCCTGGCGGCTGCGAGCGCCCCAGTAGATGTGCATGGGGCGGGCGACGCCGATGTGCAGGGCGTGTTCGACGATGCCCTTGATGGGCGCAAAGCCGGTGCCGCCGCCCATCAGGATCATGGGGCGGTCGCTGTCTTCACGCAGGGCAAAGTTGCCCAGCGGCCCTTCAAATCGCAGCAACGCGCCGGCCTGCATGTTGGTGAAAACGTACTCCGAAAAGATGCCGCCGGGCATGTGCCGCACATGCAGTTCCAGGAGCTCGTCGTCATGGGGAGCGTTGGCCAGCGAGAAGCTGCGGCGGTGGCCGCCCCGCAGCAGAATGTCAATGTACTGCCCGGCGAGGAATGGCATTCGCTTATCCCGGGGCAGCTTCAGAAACACCCGCCGAACATCCGGCGCGCAGTCGTCGACCCGCTCCACGCGGGCCGGCAGGCGCTGCGGCTGGATGTCCCCCGCTTCACGCACCTCGGCCACCCGAATGACCAGATCACTGACCGGTCGGGCCTGGCAGAACAGCGCCTTGCCTTCGCCCTCTTCATCGGCATCGATGGCCGGCGGTAGACCGTCGGGGTATTGAATGGCCCCCTGGATGACTTCGCCCTTGCAGGTTCCGCAGGTGCCACTGCGGCAGCTGTAGGGCAGCATCAGCCCGGCCCGCGTGGCCGCGGCAATGACGTTTTCGCCCTCTTCGGCCTCGAACGCGTGTTCGGTGCCTTCGATGCGTACCTGATATGTCATTGATCCTCCAAATCGATACCCAGATCGGGCCAGAGCTCGTCGACCCGTGCCTTGACCGTGTCATCCATGGCGATCGCCCGACCCCACTCGCGGTCGGTTTCGCCCGGCCACTTGCTGGTGGCGTCCAGACCCATCTTCGAGCCCAGTCCCGAGACCGGCGACGCGAAATCCAGGTAATCGATGGGGGTGTTTTCCACCATCACCGTGTCCCGGGCCGGATCCATGCGGGTGGTCATGGCCCAAATGACATCTTCCCACTCCCGGGCGTTCACATCGTCGTCCACCACAATGATGAATTTGGTGTACATGAACTGTCGCAGGAATGACCAGACCCCCATCATGACCCGCTTGGCGTGGCCGGGATACTGCTTGCGCATGCTGACCACGGCCAGCCGGTAGCTGCAGCCCTCGGGGGGCAGATAGAAGTCGACAATTTCCGGGAACTGGCGCTGCAGGATCGGCACGAAGACTTCGTTGAGCGCCACGCCCAGCACCGCCGGTTCGTCCGGCGGCCGTCCCGTGTAGGTGCTGTGGTAGATGGGGTCATCCCGATGGGTGATCCGGTCGATGGTGAACACCGGAAAGTCATCCACCTCATTGTAATAGCCCGTGTGATCGCCGAAGGGGCCCTCCGGCGCGCGGTCATCGGGATGGATGTGGCCCTCCAGCACGATTTCCGCCGAGGCCGGCACCTGCAGGTCGGAGCCCATGCAGTTGACCAGTTCCGTGCGGCTGCCCCGCAGGAGACCGGCGAAGGCATATTCCGAGAGGCTGTCCGGCACCGGCGTGACCGCACCCAGCAGGGTCGCCGGGTCGGCGCCCAGCGCCACCGCGATGGGAAAGGGCTCTCCCGGATGCGCTTCGCGCCAGTCCCGGAAATCCAGTGCGCCGCCTCGATGGGACAGCCAGCGCATGATCACCCGATTGCGGCCGATGACCTGCTGGCGGTAGATGCCCAGGTTCTGGCGCTTCTGGCCCGGTCCCCGGGTGATGACCAGCGCCCAGGTAATCAGTGGACCTGCGTCTCCCGGCCAGCAGGTCTGAATGGGCAGCTGCCCCAGATCCACGTCCTCGCCCTCCAGGACATTTTTCTGACAGGGCGCGCTGCGCCGCACCTTGGGCGCCATGTCCAGCACCTTGCGAAAAATCGGCAGGTTGTTCCAGGCATCCCGCATGCCCTTGGGGGGCTCCGGCGACTTCAGGAACGCCAGCAGCTCACCGATCTCCCGCAGGGCCTCGACGCTTTCCGCCCCCATGCCCAGGGCGACCCGCTCCGGGGTGCCGAACAGGTTGCCCAGCACCGGCGTTTCATGGCCCTTGGGGTTTTCAAACAGAATGGCAGGCCCCCGGCGTCTCAGGGTCCGGTCACAGATCTCGGTCATCTCCAGATGGGGATCCACCGGCGTTTTGACCCGCTTGAGTTCGCCGCGGGCCTCCAGCTGCTCGATAAAGTCACGCAGGTCGCGATACTGCATGCGGCCTCCTGTTCGGGTTGAGCGGGCTTAGGGGCCCTGAAATTCAGCCACCACCGGTGCGTGGTCCGACGGCCGCTCCCGGGCGCGGGGGTCAGCGTCAATGGTGCTGGTCACCAGGTCGCGGGTCAGCGCCGGGCTGGTCAGGATCAGATCAATGCGCAGGCCCCGATTGCGCTTGAAATTGTTCATGCGGTAATCCCACCAGGAAAAGGCCGCCTCGGGCTGTTCGAAGCACCGGTAGCTGTCGCTGAAGCCCAGATCAAGGATGGACGCCAGGGCCTCCCGCTCCGGCGTGGAGCAGAGAATGGTCTCCTCCCATTCCGCCGGGTCGTGGACATCCGCATCCGCCGGCGCAATGTTGAAATCACCGACCACGGCCACCCGTCGGTGGCGCTCCAGCTCATCCTCCAGCCATGCCTTCAGGTGGGCCAGCCAGGTCAGTTTGTACTCGTATTTGTCGGTGCCGACGGCCTTGCCGTTGGGCACGTACAGGTTGATGAAGCGCAGGTCACCCACAGTGGCCGCCAGTACCCGGCGCTGCGGGTCCTCAAACCCTGGGATGTCGAGCATCACCTGCTCCGGTGGGGTGCGGGCCAGCACCGCGACCCCGTTGTAGGTCTTCTGACCCGCGAAGGCCACCTGGTAGCCCGCCGCCTGAATCGCTTCCACGGGAAACTTTTCGTCGGTCAACTTGGTTTCCTGCAGACCCAGCACATCGGGGCGGGCCTCGGCCAGCCAGTCCAGGACATGGGGTAGGCGCACGTTCAGGGAATTGACGTTCCACGAGGCGATTTTCACAGGCGGTGGCTCCAGTGGGTCAGCGGCAGAGCCCATGGATTGTAACCCCTGCGTGTGCGGGACGCAGCGGGCTCATCATCCCCCTCCGTCGCCGCACAGCAGCAGCACCGCGAAATATCCGTCGGGATCGCTCCAGTGGCGATCCAGAGACCAGCCGGCGGCGGCGGCAAGTGTTTGGAAATACGCCAGGCTGTATTTATGCGAGGTTTCCGTGTGGAGGCTCTCGCCGGCGGCCAGCGTGAAAGCCTCTCCCGCCACTTCCACGGTGGTGGTTTTCCGGCAGACCAAATGCATTTCAATCCGTGGGGGGTTCGAAAAATACCGCGCTTCATGATCGAAAGCCTCCGGGTCGAACCCGGTGCCAAGTTCGCGGTTGATCCGGGTCAACAGGTTGCGATTGAAGGCGGCGGTTACGCCCTCCGGGTCATCATAAGCCGGCATCAGGATCTCCGGCGATTTTTCCAGATCGACGCCGACCAGAAAGGCGGCGTCATCGCCCAGCAGCCGTCGGCAGCGGCGCAGCAAAACAACCGCATCGCCTTCCCGCAGATTGCCGATGGTGGACCCCGGGAAAAACCCGACACGGCGAGTGTGGGGCGGTAGCCCCGGCGGCAGGTCGAAATCGCGGGTGAAGTCGGCGACCCGGGGATGCACGGGTACCTCCGGCACCCGGGCGCGCACTTCCTCAACGGCATCGGCAAGGTAATCGGCGGAGATGTCCAGCGGCACATAGCCCGCCGGTGCCGAAAGGGACTGCAGCAGGGGAACGGTTTTGCGACTCGAGCCGCTACCCAGTTCCACCAGCAGGCAACCCGCCGGCAAGGCTGCTGCGATGGCGCCCCGGTGGGCATCGAAAATGCCAAATTCGGTGCGGGTCGGGTAATAGCTCGGCAGTCGGGTAATGGCCTCGAAAAGCTCGGAACCGCGCTGATCGTATAGCCAGGTCGGCGGAATGCTGTGATACGGGTCACGAAGCGCGCTGATCAGGTCATGCTGAAGACGGGTATTCATGGGGTTGGCTCGCTCTGCCGTCACGGGGTTTGCGGCGTGGACGCTTCCGGACTGGTACGAAGTTGCAGATGCCTGCGCATTCGTCGGGCCACGGCGTCAACGGCCATGTTCAATAACGCGGTAATCAGGATGAGCACCATGGCGCGATCAAATCGCATTTGCTGAATGGCGCTGTCGACATAAAAGCCCAGGGAGGCGATGCCAAGGATTCCCAGTATGGCTGTCTCCCGCATGATGATTTCCCAGCGATAGAGCAGGAACGCGAGAAACGGCCGGTAGAGGCGTGGCACCACCTCATGGGTGTAGCGATCGACCCCGCCGACGGCGTCTGGCCGCAGCGACAGTTCGTTGCTTTGGCGCCCCACCAAATGACCGATGATTGCCCCATTGTGAATGGCAAGGGCCACCACCGCGGGCAGCACGGAGGGCCCCCAGAGCTGGAGCAGAATGTAAGCCAGCAGGTATTCCGGGGTTGAGCGGCCGATGATCAGCAGGCTGTGGCCACCCAGACGGGCGATTCGGCCAGCGAAAAGCCGCGAAATCAGGGGGAAGGCCACCAGGGCCAGAGCACCGGTCACCACCAGGGCGATTTGCGTGAGGACCAGGGTGGCGGCGATGCCCGGCAGCGCCTGATGCATCAATAGATCGGTGAGCCATGGTCCAAGCCCGGCCAGCCCCTCGCCATGGCGCAGCGGGGCCGGGACGATGTCCTCGGTGAAGAACCGCTGGGCATTGCCCCAGACAATGGGCAAGCCGGTGCCAAGGAACCAGGGCGCAGCCAGCAGGTACAGGGGCACCAGCCGCGGCCGGACCCAGAGGCGGAGGCTGGCGATGAGTGCGAAAAACAGCAGCAGGAGCATGCCCACTTCACCGTAGACCCCCTCGCCGTAGGCGGTTTCCAGGTAAAAGCCCAGCGTGGGCATGCCCACAAACCCGAGGATCGCGCTGGAGCGCATGCCGCACTCCAGCCGATAACTGGTGTAGGCCATGAGGTTGGCCCAGACATCGGGCACTCGGGCATACCAGAAGGTGGAGATCAGGCCGCTGCCGGCGGGCAGGGTCCGGGCCGGACGGTCATCTCCCTCTTCGAGGATCTCGCTGTAGACCCGGGCAAAAATGGCGGCGTAGGGGAGCGCGATGGCGAGCACGCCGGTGAGGGGGTGAAGGCCAAAAAACTGAAGAAAAATCAGCGCCCAGAAGAGCTCATGAATGCCCCGCAGGAAGGCGCAGGCACCCCGAACCAGCCGACTGTGAAAAATCAGCGCCAGGCCCATGCCCACCACCGCCGCCAGACCCACGCCGGTGAAGGCGAAGGCAACCGTGCGCAACAGAGCGACCGCGGCTGTGTCCAGGGTGGTGAAGTCCGGCTGGATCAGGCCCCGCGCAAAGCGGCCCAGTTCCGCCCAGGGAGAAATGGAGCGAATTTCGAAATCCGCCAGCGCCACGCAGATCAGCGCCACCACCACCAGCCAGACGCTGGTGCGGACCGTGGAGGACGTCCATGCCGCGCCGTCCCCCGGCCGAGGGTCAGTAAAGGGCATCCAGCGCCCCGCTGTCGACATGGTCCGCTGGCGTATCCAGGGCAATCCGCCCGTCACTGATGCCCACCAGCCGCCCGGCATATCGCCGGGCCAGGCTCAGGTCATGCATGGCGATTACCGCGGTTTCGTATTGATCCGTGAGGGCATCCATGACCTGCTCGGCGCGGGGGCCATCCAGCGCCGACACCGGCTCGTCGGCGAGGAGGATCTGTCCACCCTGGAAAAGCGCCCGGGCCACCGCCACCCGTTGTCGTTGGCCACCGGACAGCTCACCGGCCCGGGCCCAGAGGGTTTCGGTCATGTCGATCCGCTCGAGCACTGCCATCACCCCGACTATTTCCCGCCGGAACGGCCGCACCAGGTTGGCCAGGTTGTAGGCGGCGGAGTGCTCCCGCAGCTGGCCCATGTAGACGTTGTGAAACACGCTGAGGGTGTTCA from Spiribacter sp. 2438 carries:
- a CDS encoding primosomal protein N', with protein sequence MTETIPVAVPGPFTDPLDYLPPGTGTPPLPGTRVRVPLGRRQVVGIVTGPPRPATVAGTRLKRIQDVLDASPLLGDSLRNLIHWAAGYYHHPIGECFATALPTRLRQGREAVVSGRRKALVAGNAEHPVPELNSEQRAASSAIAIQQGHAVILIEGVTGSGKTEVYLDAIHRALAVGLQVLVIVPEIGLTPQLVQRFQQRLAGNMAVLHSGLSDSQRLNAWLAAANGEADVIIGTRSAIFVPLARPGLIVVDEEHDPSLKQQEGFRYSARDLAVYRGHQLDLPVVLGSATPSLESLANAESGRYQTVRLTQRAGGAAPPRLRLMDMRGQPTIEGLSEPLIRTVREHLEADGQVLLFLNRRGYAPTLICHECGWIAECDRCDARYTYHRGRSRLHCHHCDRETGVPRACPECGSVDLRPLGLGTERVESTLQTLLPDTPLIRIDRDSTRRRGEFERQMASALSGESRLLLGTQMLAKGHHLPAVTLVAVIDADQGLFGADFRAPERLAQLVIQVAGRAGRAERPGEVVIQTHQPEHPLLQTLIHGGYPAFAEVALAERQAAGLPPARSMALLRAEAPGKAAPQAFLQAALAVMPAQTSVEALGPYPAPMERRAGRYRAQLMLQADHRPALQRLLSCWLPAIGALPEARRARWSVDVDPAETL
- a CDS encoding TIGR02444 family protein, which encodes MTDEAERRSADSLTEAVWQLTLKWYAAEGVQPACLALQDRHGIGVSALFALAGTAALGAPALSAEAMERTLDRAERWQRQVIEPLRQARRAIRPAAPDEPALHAEAEALRKALLQREIAAERLQQALVVADYSHSTTEPGVSRSLDADAATVTAKVYMDRHVACLSAADQRHLEAIMAPLTRGTLTDPRH
- a CDS encoding NAD(P)(+) transhydrogenase (Re/Si-specific) subunit beta, with the protein product MNLVIQLSYLIAAVLFIGGLKAMSSPRTARSGIMWAGVGMVLATLITFLHPEVRGVANYTLIVIAIVLAGGLAWWSARRVQMTEMPQMVALYNGMGGGAAAAIAGVEMMRALRTLPDDLQVQAQALASEAGISVSAAEAALMAEGARSASVSTVLGTDVAILAILGGVIGSVAFSGSLVAWAKLDGRMKRSSLVPAQQIANMIVFALVVVFGVMTFFTDSLAVVAIFFALSLLFGVFVAVPIGGADMPVVISLFNALTGLAVAFEGYAIGNPAMIIAGTVVGAAGTLLTQLMAKAMNRPLTNVLFAAWGTEDGAVLEDSGGEMKDISAEDAGIQMAYAERVIIVPGYGMAVAQAQHKIWELVELLQDRDVEVKFAIHPVAGRMPGHMNVLLAEAGVPYDMIFDMEDINEEFSATDVAVVIGANDVVNPAARDDETSPIYGMPILNVDEAENVFVIKRGRGAGFSGVENKLFFTDNTRMVFGDGQKVAAGMVQAVKGL
- a CDS encoding NAD(P) transhydrogenase subunit alpha, with product MAIEGFVAIYIFMLAAFAGFEVITRVPVILHTPLMSGSNFIHGVVIVGAMVVLGHAETVGEQIVGFIAVVLGAGNAVGGYVVTERMLEMFKSKDEQKKGAKG
- a CDS encoding NAD(P) transhydrogenase subunit alpha, which translates into the protein MSITIAVPKETANGERRVAMAPSVLKQLDKLGVQVRMQRGAGEAAGFPDEEYGDISWADDIASLYKGADVILRVQPPSAEEAGKLPEGALLLGFMTPHEGDARIRNLCKRRVTSFSLELVPRITRAQGIDALSSQANLAGYKCALLAAHLSPKLFPMLTTAAGTVKPARVVVVGAGVAGLQAIATAKRLGAIVEAYDVRSATREQVESLGGKFIETGVSAEGEGGYARELTDEEKEQQAEVLAQHIAMADAVITTASIPGRPAPKIIDRATVDRMKAGSVIVDMAAETGGNCELTEAGKEVRHGSVIIAGPKNIPSMAATHASEMYARNLNNLLGLIIKDGEINLDWDDQVVADSCLTHDGEVRHAPTRERLEGDK
- a CDS encoding HNH endonuclease; translated protein: MPLEWITYQDAVRLYYLDQVAYTCGRGLYRVRGGYNAISGQRSVIEVNSIIATAGAMQASLKGNPAYVPPLNNATLFRRDDHLCLYCGEQKRTRELSRDHIKPISRGGEDTWTNVVSACKRCNNLKGNRTPEQAGLQLLAVPFAPTHAEYVYLQGRRILADQMDFLRAHFPRRSPLRQRLERLVAEAAGRK
- a CDS encoding VacJ family lipoprotein, with the translated sequence MANDQKGKWLWPLLVAVLLVGCASSPPPGEPHDPLEGFNRNVYAFNETVDTYALAPASRGWTRVTTDGMRQGVHNFFDNLQAPGYILNDILQGKPAGAGVQTTRFIMNSTVGLLGFFDPAEAWLGLEPRSEDFGQTLGVWGVDAGPYLVLPLLGPSSTRDATRYPVAYYTNVLTYVVLDTATFGTLTAVNVVNARTRAEGAIRARDEAAVDPYVFTRSAYRQFRRNQVYDGEPPLEDDPYSDFFDEWDEEMAP
- a CDS encoding CDP-6-deoxy-delta-3,4-glucoseen reductase; this translates as MTYQVRIEGTEHAFEAEEGENVIAAATRAGLMLPYSCRSGTCGTCKGEVIQGAIQYPDGLPPAIDADEEGEGKALFCQARPVSDLVIRVAEVREAGDIQPQRLPARVERVDDCAPDVRRVFLKLPRDKRMPFLAGQYIDILLRGGHRRSFSLANAPHDDELLELHVRHMPGGIFSEYVFTNMQAGALLRFEGPLGNFALREDSDRPMILMGGGTGFAPIKGIVEHALHIGVARPMHIYWGARSRQDLYLESLPRHWEKLHPSVDFTPVLSEPAPEDEWQGAQGFVHEQVLADYPDLSGYDVYMSGPPPMINAAREGFVAAGLPADRLFYDSFEPGRD